Proteins from a genomic interval of Schaalia odontolytica:
- a CDS encoding NAD(P)H-dependent oxidoreductase, whose amino-acid sequence MANILIVSAHPRLEVDSVANKTIVEELSKLLPNAEIDRLDELYPDYVIDVSGEQAKLRNADVIVLQYPLWWYGWPALLQKWVEDVFVRGFSHGSTGNALRGKKLVVSLTTGAPEAYYGADSVDINALLTPVTATCSLTGMEYVGALCLYGVSYANRSDEALLADMVSRSRDHAGRVAELVAHL is encoded by the coding sequence GTGGCAAACATCCTGATCGTGTCGGCGCACCCGCGCCTTGAAGTGGACTCGGTGGCGAACAAGACCATCGTGGAGGAGCTGTCAAAGCTGCTGCCGAACGCCGAGATTGATCGTCTCGACGAGCTCTACCCCGACTACGTGATCGACGTGAGCGGCGAGCAGGCCAAGCTGAGGAACGCGGACGTCATCGTGTTGCAGTATCCGCTGTGGTGGTACGGCTGGCCGGCTCTCCTTCAGAAGTGGGTGGAGGACGTGTTCGTCCGCGGCTTCAGCCACGGGTCGACGGGGAACGCGCTGCGCGGCAAGAAGCTCGTGGTCTCCCTCACGACCGGGGCCCCCGAGGCCTACTACGGCGCGGACTCCGTCGACATCAACGCGCTCCTGACCCCCGTGACGGCCACGTGCTCGCTCACCGGGATGGAGTACGTGGGCGCCCTGTGCCTCTACGGCGTCTCGTATGCAAACCGCTCGGACGAGGCGTTGCTCGCCGACATGGTGTCCCGCTCCCGTGACCACGCCGGGCGCGTCGCGGAGCTGGTCGCACATCTCTAA
- a CDS encoding TfoX/Sxy family protein translates to MASTDEYLEYVRDLLGELDDVAHRKMMGEYVLYYRGKVVGGIYDDRFLLKITPTSERLLAGVPRAIPYKGAKEMLLVETEDREALRDVVTSMWEELPAVKKRAKK, encoded by the coding sequence ATGGCGTCCACCGACGAATACCTGGAGTACGTGCGCGACCTACTCGGCGAGCTGGACGACGTGGCCCACCGCAAGATGATGGGCGAGTACGTCCTCTACTACCGGGGCAAGGTTGTGGGAGGCATCTACGACGATCGCTTCCTCCTGAAGATCACCCCCACCTCCGAGCGGCTCCTTGCGGGCGTGCCCCGCGCCATCCCCTACAAAGGCGCGAAGGAGATGCTCCTCGTCGAGACCGAGGACCGCGAGGCGCTGCGCGACGTGGTCACTTCGATGTGGGAGGAGCTGCCCGCCGTCAAGAAGCGAGCCAAGAAGTAG
- a CDS encoding S8 family peptidase: MVTTRAARAARAAACAAALSVATAALPTGPAHAADTITAADQPYYAYYHLDQARAKGYTGQGVTIALLDGEVDTTAPELTGATITDKTPCTVTTSLASKTHGTAVVSVLASPTYGMAPKATVLSYRSRVKSDPDALGEDCKSKSGSMIAQVALINQAVNDGAEIISVSQSTDEELKWAIAHALSRGVIVVAAAGNEGEDVFSTHSLDRWSGVVGVGAITTEGVPTAYSSKGQGVTTAALGGPVLARNYESGQNEPANGTSMATPMVAGFLALARQKWPDATANQLLQLLTKTALNNEGAWNPYTGYGVASLGAMLSTDPSQYPDENPLMDKGGGLAPSPTAEEVRLYADGLVSPSEIEEDSSYVYRGLDESQLKAATNSYPTHIGTSPRYHR, encoded by the coding sequence ATGGTAACCACACGCGCCGCCCGAGCTGCACGCGCCGCCGCCTGCGCGGCCGCCCTCAGCGTCGCCACCGCCGCCCTACCCACAGGACCCGCCCACGCCGCCGACACCATCACAGCCGCCGACCAACCCTACTACGCCTACTACCACCTCGACCAAGCCCGAGCCAAAGGCTACACCGGCCAAGGCGTCACCATCGCCCTCCTCGACGGCGAAGTCGACACCACCGCCCCCGAACTCACAGGCGCAACCATCACCGACAAAACCCCCTGCACCGTCACTACGAGTCTGGCGAGCAAAACCCACGGGACCGCAGTCGTGTCAGTTCTCGCCTCGCCTACATACGGTATGGCTCCCAAGGCCACCGTACTGAGCTATCGAAGTCGGGTAAAGTCCGATCCGGATGCGTTGGGCGAAGATTGCAAGAGTAAGTCAGGAAGCATGATCGCTCAGGTTGCGCTCATCAACCAAGCAGTCAACGACGGTGCCGAGATCATTAGTGTCTCCCAGAGCACGGATGAGGAACTCAAATGGGCGATTGCGCATGCACTTAGCCGCGGAGTTATCGTTGTTGCTGCCGCCGGTAACGAGGGGGAGGATGTCTTTTCCACCCACTCCCTCGACAGGTGGTCCGGTGTCGTGGGCGTCGGAGCGATCACGACCGAGGGCGTTCCCACGGCGTATTCCTCCAAGGGCCAGGGAGTCACCACCGCGGCACTGGGCGGCCCCGTTCTCGCGCGCAACTACGAGAGCGGGCAGAACGAACCCGCCAACGGAACGTCCATGGCCACTCCGATGGTCGCCGGCTTCCTGGCGCTTGCCCGCCAGAAGTGGCCCGACGCCACCGCCAACCAGCTCCTGCAGCTGCTCACCAAGACGGCGCTCAACAACGAGGGCGCGTGGAACCCGTACACGGGATATGGCGTGGCGTCCCTCGGCGCGATGCTCAGCACGGATCCCTCCCAGTACCCCGACGAAAACCCGCTCATGGACAAGGGGGGAGGCCTCGCCCCCTCCCCCACGGCGGAGGAGGTCCGGCTGTACGCGGATGGCTTGGTCAGTCCTTCCGAAATCGAGGAAGACTCCTCCTACGTCTATCGCGGCCTCGACGAGTCGCAGCTGAAGGCCGCCACAAACTCCTACCCCACCCACATCGGGACCAGCCCCCGGTACCACCGCTGA